The DNA window TGAACTTATGTTAAATTAGTTATCTTTAGTTTGTTGCGTGCTAACTGCTAAGTTATACTTTGAATCTGTCTTATTTGTTGCAGGTCCATTCGAGAAGTTTATGCAGGTGACAATGATCTTGCCGTTGACGGGGCAACAATACTCCGAGAAAGTTTCAGAAAACTGTGTAGCCATTTGGAAATCACTTGGAATTTACACCGAAGAAGAAGGCAAAGCAATTGACAAGTTCGTTTCTATTTTCAAAGACGAAACATTCCCACCAGGCTCCTCTATTCTCTTCACTGTATCACCCAAAGGATCAGGATCATTATCGGTTAGGACCGCCAAAATCTAAAATCTAATTCATTGCATGTTCTGCACAgttccttattattttttaattgaaaacaGATAAGTTTCTCGAAAGATGGATCCATTCCTGAGGTCGAGTCTGCAGTTATAGAGAATAAACTACTTTCACAAGCCGTGCTTGAGTCGATGATAGGCGCGCACGGCGTCTCCCCTGCAGCAAAACAGAGTTTGGCTTCCAGATTATCTGAGGTATTCAAAGGAGCTGGTGATGCTAAAAACTGATTATATCACCAAACAGAAGATGAATGTCTGTTCTGCAATAAAGACCAAGCCCAAATTATATCTTAGGTCCACTTTTATATTATCTCTTAAAGACTTATTTAGTGTAATAATCAAGAATGTATTGTATTTGTTTGAAGTTGTaatattagttaaaaaaattaaggTAAGAAATGCAACATTCTATAATTTTATTAAGCCAATTATTTCAAATAATGGCATAAAAGTACACAAAATGCAGAGACAAGACaatttatttgaaaagaaaataacatTAAACCTATGACATATAGATGTCACATGGATTATTCAAAGATTATGAACTTTGTCTTGATGATCATAGACAACTGCTAACAATTCTCAGTTTCCAATTTTGAAGTTGTCATTCTTCAAAAACTCATAGAACCTTGTAGCCAAACTCTCTTTCAACTCAGGCGAAACCGGAATTTTGCCGATCATACTCTCCAAGACCGCCTCCGAAACCGGCTTATTGTGAACAACTGTATGCTCATGTTCAGGTATTGTCACATCTTTGGAGAAACTAAGCTGTGATGAATTTGTAGATAAGTTATTAAAATGTGTTGATTGAAAGAGttaaaagtaataataaatattagtgaCTAATTTTGTTATACTAACCGCTAAAGTTCCCTTTGGTGATTGTCTGAAAAAAGCAGCAGACCCTGGTGGAAAATTTTGATCCTTGAAAGCTTCTCTTAACTCTTgaatggctttttcttcttccttACCATATAATCCATCAGATTCTATATGGATTATGCAATTTTCCGACACTTTTCTCACATATTCAGGACCTGATAGTGTTCTCAACTTTATGCTTCTAATCAGTTTCTCAAAGGGACCTAATTAAACAAACCATTCAAAAATATCCTTAATTGCGCGTGCAAGACGATTCTTAAACAAACCATTCTCAAATAGAATTTCTATTTGATTTTTTACACTTAAATTGTGATTAACCTCAACATGGTGTACGAAAACTTAAAACGgtttttttgtcaaaaataaCTATAATCTACTATTTTTTGTTAATAGGAAGAAGAATAATTTGACAGTTTAAAACTTAAAAaagtctcaaattatttgtcatAGTTAAATTATAATACAATACAGTCTTTATTTGATTTGTCACACTTAATTTGTGATTAATTTCAACATAGTGCCCGTAAACTTAAAACGATTTTGTCAAAAATAACTATAATCCACTTGTTTGTCAAAGGAAGAAGAATAATTCAATGTTTAATGTTTAGTTTTAAGTTTGTAGTATCTAAATTGTTTCAAGGTAGTATCTAAAATTGATTCAAGGTGTTGAGTTCGTTTAATTTTTTTCAGAGTACAATTAGTTATGCGTTTTCAAAATTGAGTATACTTTAAATActtcaaattaaaatttataatttaaaaaatttaaatgagtTTAAATTTCGTATTCAGAAATTTATCCGGACATACATACTTTAGCTAacccaaataaattttaaaaatttaatttatttaaaatttttatttaaaaatttaatttatttaaaattaattattttcacaCGAGAATCAAACAAAAGCTCAATATAGTATATAAGTTTGTACTCAAGGTGATGGATGGatgattatataattttttataatttagaattaaatatatatttttttctctataaaattatgaaattttatttttgatcgTTATAAAATAATGTCATATTTTGTTTCCTAGAGAATTATtgtgcacgtagttttagtctttGCTGTTAAActaatgtttatttttgaatcATTAGTTTGCTgatatgtttaaaataatataaaattatttttatcattatcttttgaaattttgaaaaaggaaaatacTTAGATACAATTCCTTAGATGTGTTTTGTACTGTTTTTcactaaaaatatgaaaaatatataattttctctttcacatgcaattttttttatatattcactCTTTAAATGATGTTAAAGtatacttgtcatattttcattgacaATTATCATAAACCACACTTAAAAAATGGTATGTAAATTTTTTCcttcaaaaaatttatatttaatttttctcattttaaaaaattataaaatttagtaTATAAACCATTTACATTAatctaaatatatataaataaaattattaaaaatttacaaattaaagaataattaaattattttaaaaattttaaaaaatacttgAAATTTATAGAGACTACATAAaatttttatagagactaaaaataagAATTTGCTTTATATGTGTTCGGTGTCGCACTCAAAGCTAATCAATTATTAAAGCTAATCAATtatgggtaatgctaacttgtgccccaagggcacatgtttAGAAATCTATAAATGGAATGTTTGTGTTGGATATAGAAACTTTGTGTTTGAaaattgtgtattgatttgattaaaagttcatagttaatttattaatttacttTTTCAATACAAACATTCcatttatattttcttaacatgtgcccttggggcacaagttagcattacccatCAATTATTGCTCTtacttttttattgtattttaagcTTTAATTAGACATGATCTTTTGTTTCATAATTGCATTTAATGGTGGGAATATCATTTTGTTTAAATAGATCAAATATAGATTAAAAGAATTAAAGTTTTAAATGTGATCTATTACATCTCTTATTTTAAGTTTGATCAAATCTTTTTTAAGATATAGTATGTTAAAACGTATTTTTTATATGGATTATATGGGTCATCTTattataaaaaagttaattatttttttttcaatacattaaatatatttttttaaataaaaaattcgtctttttaattttttaatttcttaaatagtgtttaacttatttttttattctcttaATCAGTATTGCATAAATACACTCGTTAGatatttcttattttatattatgattttaaaattttaaagttaaTTATTCTACTAAATGAGTAAAGTACCataaatttttattgaaaaaacatCTATCATttcatataaattaaaaaaaaatgaaagaaaaattactcaattattttattactatttttatttgcGCGCTTCTAttatcataaatataaaataaagagtaccaactttaaaattttgaaatgatGCATATAACATTAGTTAgatgatataattaaaaataaacaatcaaaactatattaaaaaaattaaaattgatcaCTAGTGTgggacattttttttataaaagatgtGATCAATATCATGGAGCAAAATAGGCACATATTAAAAGATAATAAATTTAGATAAGTGTAAAAGACTTATCCATAATTCAtttcacatatattaaaaaacTAACTATACTATCCTTATTACTCTATCCATTTGTGCACttctattattataaatataaatagagaATATATACTAACATTGATATTTTGAAATGATGCACAATTCATTTTTATATATGTAGAGTTTATTTAAtacataaaattatattaaaatgtaACAAATATTATAGAACAGAATATTAAGAAATAATAAATTtagataaatataaaaatttatccataattcatttttatataagtagagtttatttaatatataaaagttaataacaataataagtaaataaataatattattatattcaaATTTTTAAATCGTATCGTCGTTTCAAACTTGCAAAAGGATGGAATTATTTAAGGAATTTTAACCATAAATTAACAGTGAAATGGATATATACTTTTTTTACAATAAATTAAATacacatatttttaattttttttaccattttaaaCACTTAAAGAGTATCTTTAGGACACTGGTTAACATTTCCGATTAAGCTTAATAATTATTTCCACTTAAGTTACCTTTGATGATGTCTCTATAGAAATCAAGAGATTCAATGAGTTCATCTGGAGTCTTTCCCTTCCACTTAGGAATGAGTGATGCTACACCTTCCTCTTCCAAATAAACTCCTATAGTAGTGAACTTCACAAACTCTCCATCAATGTATAAACCTCTCACTCctacaataacaacaataacacctAATACTTTTAGACTACAAGTATACTAAATTTCTCATTATATCGCCATCTAGAAAATGTATCAGTtgcaattaatataataatataataacaaaatgatcaaaaaaatataatgaaaaaaaCCTGCGCCAGCGAGGAAATAAATCTTGGTGGTGGTCGGAGATGTCAACAGTGCCGGAAATTCAACATGATCCACAGTCACTCCAGTGATAGATGATGCTGTCGCCATAGCTACACCTTTGTTCTAGCGGTGGTTTTTCAAGTGTTTTAGTTTTAAGTTTGAGATTTCATACTGAATGAGTAGTGTTTATATACAAGAATTATGAGTATAAATTATTGACAGCAGCCTGAAAAATCTGCTTAATATATAATCCctcaattattatatatatatatatatatatatatatatatatatatatatatatatatatatatatatatatatatatatatatatatatatatatatatatatatatatatatatatagcgtatcatatgagaatgacatttttatatgagaacatgagaatgaatctgaaccattagattttaaaataaatggtcgaGATTATGTGttaatcttttttttcttctccataatttattttaataatgaaggAGACAGAAAAAAAGATTGACATATAATATcgaccattttttttaaaatctaataattcAAATTCGTTCTCATGTTCTcgtataaaaatgtcattctcatatgatatgtctttctaataatttttttgttGTAGTATTTAGTACATGTTATGCCATTCGATAGTTTATCTATGCCTATCTAGATTTGatactcttttatttttttcttataattttttctATAATTTATCTTCTCATATGATTAgtagaaaataattttataaaataattatcattATATTTTCTAATACACATACAAACACATATATTAAAATAGTTATAATAAAAAACCGACGAATATTCTCATTaatcttaaaataataatatgagagatgaattatcaaaaatatattatagaaGGTTGGATAAATCGACCCGGAGTCATTACTATTTTGGGCTTGCCTGGAATACTGGGAATTCGACTTCGTTAGTCCAtctctttaatattaaaattgaaacaaactataataaatacaaacatgttacaacaacagaCTAAGAAGTGCATGAGAAAAGAAAATTCACCGTCACaataatcaaacaataaaaataaaataaactttttatTCTAAATACTCTATGCCAAAAGAGATAGTTAGTTATGATGAAGATTTGACTCATACAAACacaataatctataatataagaaaattaatggttgtggaaaagttcaaaaaacccttatttgattttttgccaccacattaaaattgtggttttttggtcattgtactataaagttcttaattttattattaaaataaaacaactcttatattttatcaatctTATCAAATCTTTCTctattctctaatttttttttctcttccatCACTTTCatacttctttcttccaaaaaaaatctatcaatctataatataagaaaattaatggttgtggaaaagtccaaaatacccgtatttgattttttgccaccacattaaaattgtggttttttgttctttctaccataaagttcttaattttattattaaaataaaacaactcttatattttatcaaacttatcaaatttctctctattctctttttttttctctttcatcaatttctcacttctttcttccaaaaaaaatctatcaatttataatataagaaaattaatggttgtggaaaagtccaaaatatccttatttttgtaaatgatacctaaacaaaaatgaagtctgtatacgggaaaaaatctattatttttgtaataatttttatatacgagaaattgtatctatgatcaaatatttttgatcaaaaaatggtatatcggaaaaaatatattattgaactaaatattttaatatacgaaaatttaatattgatcaaatatttttgtaaatgatacctaaaaaattaaaattaatatttgtatacggaaaaaaatctattatttacgaaaaatagtattatgacccaaataatattttatttaaaaatggtatacgggaaaaatttattattgatctaaatatttttatatacgaaatttattattgatccaaatatttttgtaaatgatacctaaacaaaaatgaagtcttatatatttttatatacgagaaatggtatttatgattagatatttttaatccaaaaatgatatacgagaaaaaatct is part of the Vicia villosa cultivar HV-30 ecotype Madison, WI linkage group LG2, Vvil1.0, whole genome shotgun sequence genome and encodes:
- the LOC131649045 gene encoding chalcone--flavanone isomerase 1B-1-like; the encoded protein is MATASSITGVTVDHVEFPALLTSPTTTKIYFLAGAGVRGLYIDGEFVKFTTIGVYLEEEGVASLIPKWKGKTPDELIESLDFYRDIIKGPFEKLIRSIKLRTLSGPEYVRKVSENCIIHIESDGLYGKEEEKAIQELREAFKDQNFPPGSAAFFRQSPKGTLALSFSKDVTIPEHEHTVVHNKPVSEAVLESMIGKIPVSPELKESLATRFYEFLKNDNFKIGN
- the LOC131649044 gene encoding chalcone--flavanone isomerase 2 — encoded protein: MATPSVTALEIENYQFPPTVKPPGSDHTFFLAGAGERGLQIQDKFVKFTAIAVYLQGIAVPFLAEKWKGKDSHELTETVPFFRDIVTGPFEKFMQVTMILPLTGQQYSEKVSENCVAIWKSLGIYTEEEGKAIDKFVSIFKDETFPPGSSILFTVSPKGSGSLSISFSKDGSIPEVESAVIENKLLSQAVLESMIGAHGVSPAAKQSLASRLSEVFKGAGDAKN